Proteins encoded in a region of the Stieleria neptunia genome:
- a CDS encoding beta-ketoacyl-ACP synthase III — MGSLPGVRILGCGSYVPDNVITNEDLAALGCDSEWIVRRTGILERRHATADQATSDLCYEAAVRCLADASVSVDEIDLILVATITPDHFTPSTACHLQKRLGAFAAAMDLSAACAGFVYALATGAQFVAAGNAKRVLVVGADLMSRTIDPNDKKTYPLFGDGAGAVLIGPDDSRCPDDGGVDQADADGPSGILSYQLGSEGCGGEMLCIPAGGTRLPLTEAARREGLQYMKMDGRNVFKWAVRVFDDSAKDVLAAAQVNAEELALVIMHQANQRIIDSAVSDLGVPKDKVFVNLDRYGNTSGASIPLAMDEAIRAGRIKRGDYVLLCGFGSGLAWGTALLRF; from the coding sequence ATGGGATCGCTGCCGGGCGTTCGCATTTTGGGCTGCGGGTCTTACGTCCCCGACAACGTGATCACCAACGAAGACCTTGCGGCGCTGGGCTGCGATAGCGAGTGGATCGTTCGTCGCACGGGGATTCTGGAGCGACGTCACGCGACTGCGGATCAGGCGACGAGTGACCTGTGCTACGAGGCGGCGGTTCGCTGCCTGGCCGACGCGTCGGTCTCGGTCGATGAAATCGACTTGATCCTGGTCGCGACGATCACCCCGGATCACTTCACGCCTTCCACGGCGTGTCACCTGCAAAAGCGACTCGGTGCCTTTGCCGCCGCGATGGATCTGAGCGCCGCCTGTGCGGGGTTCGTCTACGCGTTGGCGACCGGCGCCCAGTTCGTGGCCGCCGGCAACGCGAAACGGGTATTGGTCGTCGGTGCCGATTTAATGAGCCGAACGATCGATCCCAATGATAAAAAAACCTATCCGTTGTTCGGTGACGGCGCCGGCGCGGTCTTGATCGGGCCGGACGATTCTCGCTGCCCTGATGACGGCGGTGTCGACCAAGCCGATGCGGACGGCCCGTCGGGAATCTTGTCGTATCAGCTCGGTAGCGAAGGTTGCGGTGGTGAAATGCTCTGCATTCCCGCCGGCGGAACCCGTCTGCCGCTGACCGAAGCAGCGCGGCGCGAGGGGCTGCAATACATGAAGATGGATGGGCGGAACGTGTTCAAGTGGGCCGTCCGCGTTTTTGACGACAGTGCAAAAGACGTGCTCGCGGCCGCCCAGGTCAACGCCGAGGAACTGGCGTTGGTGATCATGCACCAGGCCAACCAGCGGATCATCGACTCGGCCGTCTCCGACCTGGGCGTTCCTAAGGACAAGGTGTTCGTGAATCTGGATCGCTACGGAAACACCTCCGGGGCCAGCATCCCGCTGGCGATGGACGAAGCGATTCGCGCGGGCCGAATCAAGCGTGGCGACTACGTGCTGCTGTGCGGATTCGGCAGCGGACTGGCTTGGGGCACCGCGCTGCTGCGGTTCTAG
- a CDS encoding RNA polymerase sigma factor — translation MNRTNQTDELTTDRNSAVALEQFCDAELLDAWSRDQLAAALTVLVTRHARMVLTVCRRKCRSAADADDAFQTTFLVLAKNSAKITRPDCLAGWLHRVAHRASVATLAGKHRSPEPMIEQVLIDDPLDRITQQHDAIVLDEELAGLPEHYRAALVMQVYEDCPLERMAEHFQTSLGSIRGRLQRGKKLLADRLRRRGVVPLLAFAAAGSITVTADEVSAAGTTFLSTVADGPLPSPPIQENLLHPLVASGKRIMTPWNVAGGLTAIGTIATLLLVSAVGADGGPQSSPSTPSNTPITLRAEPDAIAGQFAAPAETRPQDQAGQTPATGAMGFEGPDGTGVEFTPSTAETVGSANPSPDTQTPETQTVLRRRFRPASPSGKLADSLAEMMDEQVELQITGALDSLVDQLQDQIQQPVILSPRVTEYAQLEPGSPVKYRSRPEPLRTALRKLLQPLGLKATIESEGLVITADHSELVHRGIGTDQWLSVNDAMMRQAEEKLAKTNSVAFVETPLAEAVSQLSQTLDLPIVIDKRSLEDIGIDADVPVDADVYPLSGYDLISLILRQHDLVLTAKDNLLTVVADDIDSRYLLGRVYWLEGIGIGGDFDSLMDLMETTINPDTWEAMGGASTMSPAPGNRPGLVVSTTYQTHRQIEQLLQTLRENSFGLDAVAEEVEVAIPVYQTGFGGAVGGGGGGFGVQGGGFM, via the coding sequence ATGAATCGAACAAACCAAACTGACGAATTGACGACAGATCGAAACTCAGCGGTCGCGCTGGAGCAGTTCTGCGATGCCGAATTACTGGACGCCTGGTCCCGTGATCAACTCGCAGCAGCGTTAACCGTGCTTGTCACTCGACACGCGAGAATGGTTTTGACGGTCTGTCGCCGAAAATGCCGCAGCGCCGCCGATGCCGACGATGCGTTCCAAACCACTTTCTTGGTGTTGGCCAAAAACAGTGCGAAAATCACACGCCCGGATTGCCTGGCGGGGTGGCTGCATCGCGTCGCCCATCGAGCTTCGGTCGCCACCCTTGCTGGCAAACATCGAAGCCCCGAACCCATGATCGAACAAGTCCTCATCGACGATCCGCTGGACCGCATCACGCAGCAACACGATGCGATCGTGTTGGATGAGGAACTGGCGGGGCTGCCCGAACATTATCGTGCCGCTCTGGTCATGCAGGTCTACGAAGACTGCCCGCTGGAACGCATGGCGGAGCATTTTCAGACCTCGCTCGGATCGATTCGTGGTCGACTGCAGCGAGGCAAAAAATTGCTCGCCGATCGATTGCGACGACGAGGCGTTGTGCCGTTGCTAGCGTTTGCCGCCGCCGGATCGATCACGGTGACTGCTGATGAAGTTTCGGCCGCCGGAACAACGTTTCTCTCCACGGTGGCCGATGGACCGCTGCCCTCTCCACCGATTCAGGAAAACCTTCTTCATCCTCTCGTCGCTTCAGGAAAACGAATCATGACTCCTTGGAATGTTGCCGGCGGTCTGACCGCGATCGGAACGATTGCCACCCTGTTGTTGGTGTCGGCCGTTGGTGCCGATGGTGGCCCGCAATCGAGCCCCTCAACCCCCTCAAACACTCCGATCACGCTCCGTGCCGAGCCCGATGCGATCGCCGGACAGTTCGCCGCACCGGCCGAAACGCGACCTCAAGACCAAGCCGGCCAAACGCCCGCCACGGGTGCGATGGGCTTCGAGGGCCCCGATGGAACGGGCGTGGAATTCACACCGAGCACCGCGGAGACAGTCGGTTCGGCGAACCCATCGCCCGACACACAAACGCCCGAAACACAAACCGTCTTGCGACGACGTTTCCGACCCGCCTCCCCGTCAGGAAAATTGGCGGATTCACTCGCTGAAATGATGGACGAACAAGTCGAACTCCAAATCACCGGAGCCTTGGATTCTCTTGTGGATCAACTGCAGGACCAAATTCAGCAACCGGTGATCCTCAGCCCACGCGTGACGGAATACGCGCAGCTCGAACCCGGCTCACCCGTGAAGTACCGCTCTCGCCCGGAACCGCTGCGAACCGCACTCCGCAAACTGTTGCAGCCACTGGGACTCAAAGCGACCATCGAAAGCGAAGGCTTGGTGATCACGGCCGACCACAGCGAACTCGTGCATCGTGGGATCGGCACCGATCAGTGGCTCAGTGTGAACGATGCGATGATGCGTCAGGCCGAAGAAAAATTGGCCAAAACGAACAGCGTCGCGTTTGTTGAAACCCCGCTGGCCGAAGCGGTTTCGCAATTGAGCCAAACGTTGGATCTGCCGATCGTGATCGACAAACGCTCGCTCGAAGACATCGGCATCGATGCCGATGTGCCCGTCGACGCGGACGTCTATCCCCTCTCCGGCTACGACCTGATCTCCTTGATCCTGCGCCAGCACGACCTGGTTCTGACGGCCAAAGACAACCTGCTCACGGTCGTCGCCGATGACATTGACAGCAGGTATTTGCTCGGTCGCGTTTATTGGCTCGAAGGGATCGGAATAGGCGGCGACTTTGACAGCCTGATGGACTTGATGGAAACGACAATCAATCCCGACACATGGGAGGCGATGGGTGGTGCGTCGACCATGTCGCCTGCACCCGGCAATCGCCCGGGCTTGGTTGTCAGCACGACGTACCAAACGCATCGACAAATCGAACAACTGCTTCAAACGCTTCGAGAGAATTCGTTCGGACTCGATGCCGTCGCCGAAGAGGTTGAAGTGGCGATCCCGGTCTATCAAACCGGATTTGGCGGGGCGGTCGGAGGTGGCGGCGGAGGCTTTGGGGTGCAGGGCGGTGGTTTCATGTAG
- a CDS encoding DUF1549 domain-containing protein yields the protein MGGLVVVAVAFASVARAQSVVPPQIAMINDAIEQGWADYEITPAKEADDAVWCRRVFLDIIGRIPSLEEQQEFASERGGDRRAKLVDRLLHDDRYTEEYANHWATVWSNLLIGRGGGMGRRDLTNRDGLMKYLRDSFAEDKSYDRLVYELVTAEGATKPGAPGFNGAVNFLVGKVNEEKAVLAASSVSRIFLGQQVQCTQCHNHPFNDWKQQKFWEFNSFFRQTRALRRFVDGTRDVEYAELVSEDYAGEAGDPNDALVFYEMRNGLTRVAYPVFTDGTEISKSGFVDDVNRRQELGRLMMDSQSLDRMAINRYWSMFLGYGFTKPIDDMGPHNNPTHPQLLDDLSQAFRGSSYNLKDLITWITLSRPYSLASVLGSNNQIDDPSIGETPKFSRFYLRQMSAEQLYQSLVSASGGNATGTYEQQEKKRREWLRQFVVTFGTDEGDEATTFDGSIPQALMLFNGELTQNATSTKPGSFLDRLSQSGKSTRDRLNLLYKAGLSRQPTKREVALAGELYRARGGKEIEMLQDVWWAILNSNEFIMQH from the coding sequence ATGGGTGGCCTGGTGGTTGTGGCGGTCGCGTTTGCTTCGGTGGCGCGAGCGCAGAGCGTCGTGCCTCCCCAGATCGCGATGATCAATGATGCGATCGAGCAGGGGTGGGCCGATTATGAAATCACTCCGGCCAAGGAAGCGGACGATGCGGTTTGGTGTCGACGCGTCTTTTTGGACATCATTGGCCGCATTCCCAGTCTGGAAGAGCAACAGGAATTTGCATCCGAGCGTGGCGGCGACCGCCGCGCGAAGCTTGTCGATCGTTTGTTGCATGACGATCGTTACACCGAAGAATATGCGAACCATTGGGCCACGGTCTGGAGCAATTTGTTGATCGGCCGCGGCGGGGGCATGGGCCGGCGTGATCTGACCAACCGCGACGGTCTGATGAAATACCTGCGAGACTCGTTCGCGGAGGATAAGTCATACGACCGGCTGGTCTATGAATTGGTGACTGCCGAAGGAGCCACCAAGCCCGGCGCACCCGGATTCAACGGCGCCGTCAATTTTCTGGTCGGCAAAGTCAACGAAGAGAAAGCGGTGCTGGCGGCGAGCAGTGTGTCGCGCATCTTCCTGGGCCAACAAGTTCAATGCACGCAATGTCACAATCACCCTTTTAATGATTGGAAGCAGCAGAAGTTTTGGGAGTTCAATTCGTTCTTCCGACAGACACGTGCGTTGCGACGGTTCGTCGACGGGACGCGTGACGTGGAGTACGCCGAATTGGTCAGCGAGGACTATGCCGGCGAAGCAGGGGACCCCAATGACGCGTTGGTCTTTTACGAAATGCGGAACGGTCTGACGCGCGTCGCGTATCCGGTCTTCACCGACGGCACGGAAATTTCCAAGAGCGGTTTTGTCGATGACGTCAATCGCCGCCAAGAACTGGGGCGGCTGATGATGGACAGCCAGTCGCTGGACCGCATGGCGATCAATCGTTACTGGTCGATGTTTCTGGGGTATGGGTTCACCAAGCCCATCGATGACATGGGGCCCCACAACAATCCGACGCACCCGCAATTGTTGGACGACTTGTCCCAGGCGTTTCGCGGTTCCAGCTACAACCTCAAAGACCTGATCACGTGGATCACGCTCAGCCGACCATATTCGCTGGCGTCGGTGTTGGGCAGCAACAACCAGATCGATGACCCGTCGATCGGTGAGACGCCAAAATTCTCTCGCTTTTATCTCCGCCAAATGAGCGCGGAACAACTGTATCAGTCCCTGGTTTCCGCCTCCGGCGGGAACGCCACGGGGACCTACGAGCAGCAGGAGAAAAAGCGTCGCGAATGGCTCCGCCAGTTCGTGGTGACCTTTGGAACCGACGAAGGCGACGAAGCGACGACCTTTGATGGGTCGATCCCCCAGGCGTTGATGTTGTTCAACGGCGAATTGACACAGAATGCGACCAGCACCAAACCGGGCAGCTTTTTGGATCGGCTTTCTCAGTCGGGCAAATCGACCCGCGACCGATTAAATCTACTGTACAAGGCGGGTTTGTCGCGACAGCCGACCAAGCGGGAAGTCGCGCTGGCCGGCGAACTCTACCGCGCCCGCGGCGGCAAGGAGATTGAAATGTTGCAGGACGTTTGGTGGGCGATTCTGAACAGCAATGAATTCATCATGCAGCATTGA
- the rnc gene encoding ribonuclease III, with product MSLPLDSESNDAELIQSGSISDHDHHSDDHDNDAFQNDPDDLEQERSELVVDFDPPGTGDDVRLVASPRDESGDLDHSEKLLRCQQLIDYQFKDQELLRFALTHASGASHRLASNERLEFLGDSILGFVICSWLYEEYPEYNEGDLTKIKSAVVSRRTCGKVACQIGLDECLIVGRGVTRNRSYPRSLVSDVFESIVAALYLDGGHDIVRARLKTWLRGEVEMAVTSQGATNYKSTLQQRAQRDIACTPLYRLKREMGPDHRKSFLISAVINGEEYTAAWGTNKKEAEQKAAANALAEMNDDPLPYPLPEDPNQSGK from the coding sequence TTGTCTTTACCGCTTGATTCTGAATCGAATGATGCCGAACTGATCCAATCCGGTTCCATCAGCGATCACGACCATCATTCCGACGATCACGACAACGACGCGTTCCAAAACGATCCAGACGATCTCGAACAAGAGCGATCGGAATTGGTGGTCGATTTCGACCCACCCGGGACGGGCGACGATGTTCGGCTCGTCGCTTCGCCACGCGATGAATCGGGGGACTTGGATCACTCCGAGAAACTACTGCGTTGCCAACAACTGATCGATTATCAGTTCAAGGACCAAGAGTTATTGCGTTTCGCGTTGACGCACGCCTCGGGCGCATCCCATCGCTTGGCGAGCAACGAGCGATTGGAATTCCTCGGCGATAGCATCCTCGGCTTCGTCATCTGCTCGTGGTTGTACGAGGAATACCCCGAGTACAACGAAGGCGATTTGACGAAAATCAAATCGGCCGTCGTCAGTCGCCGCACCTGCGGTAAAGTGGCCTGTCAAATCGGACTGGACGAGTGCTTGATCGTGGGCCGGGGCGTGACCCGGAATCGCAGCTACCCGCGGTCGTTGGTCAGCGATGTGTTTGAATCGATCGTCGCCGCGCTGTATCTCGATGGCGGTCATGACATCGTCCGCGCCCGACTGAAGACCTGGTTGCGGGGCGAGGTTGAAATGGCGGTCACCAGCCAGGGGGCGACGAATTACAAATCCACGCTCCAGCAACGAGCCCAGCGCGATATCGCTTGCACACCCCTGTATCGACTCAAACGCGAGATGGGCCCCGACCACCGGAAATCATTCTTGATCAGCGCCGTGATCAACGGCGAAGAATACACCGCCGCATGGGGCACCAACAAAAAGGAAGCCGAACAAAAAGCGGCGGCCAACGCGCTGGCGGAAATGAATGATGACCCGCTGCCGTATCCGCTGCCGGAAGATCCCAATCAGTCGGGCAAGTGA
- a CDS encoding RNA polymerase sigma factor: MTQSNDVPDDSMPEGSVHEEAAFDGQSEETETLDAATLIQRHQRGVWRYLRMLGCDDATADDLTQETFLRVLRRPDFVQHNDSATAGYLRRTAYNLLVSRHRKLGRVQTTGEPELLDETWDRWAGKDLTGDAAVEALQQCFEKLTERAQIALRMRFDSSASRIEIGEALGITDHGARNLMQRAKQQLRNCVEEKLQLQNEP; this comes from the coding sequence ATGACCCAGTCAAACGATGTTCCCGACGATTCGATGCCCGAGGGCAGCGTTCACGAGGAAGCTGCGTTTGATGGACAGTCCGAGGAAACGGAAACACTCGACGCGGCCACGCTGATCCAACGTCACCAACGTGGTGTCTGGCGGTACCTGCGAATGCTCGGATGCGACGACGCCACCGCCGATGATTTGACGCAAGAAACCTTCCTGCGTGTGCTGCGACGGCCCGATTTTGTCCAGCACAACGACAGCGCGACGGCAGGCTACCTACGCCGAACCGCCTACAACCTGCTCGTCTCCCGGCACCGCAAACTGGGACGCGTTCAGACCACCGGTGAACCCGAGTTGCTCGACGAAACGTGGGACCGGTGGGCCGGAAAGGACCTCACCGGCGACGCCGCCGTCGAGGCCCTCCAACAGTGTTTTGAAAAACTAACCGAACGGGCTCAAATCGCCTTGCGAATGAGGTTCGATTCCAGCGCCAGCCGAATCGAAATCGGTGAAGCCCTGGGCATCACCGATCACGGAGCCCGAAACTTGATGCAGCGAGCCAAACAACAGCTGCGAAACTGTGTCGAAGAGAAATTGCAGCTTCAAAACGAACCATGA
- a CDS encoding DUF1501 domain-containing protein, with product MISPWKTPSGMSRRHFMNHLAGSSAAASAALTMGGAIAANAEEMRRNRKSAIMLWMGGGPPTIDMWDLKPGAPTGGPFQPISTTGDMQICEHLPMVAKQMHNLSIVRSMSTREADHNRGRYYMHTGFVPNPNIEHPSYGAVVAHELMSQRPELEIPPFVTIGGASAGPGFLGMAWSPFAVTSSGRIRNLDMKLDGLRLRQRMAALQEIESGFANRTRDLPAGEHGKVLKKTFDLMTSSQMEAFRVEKEDEKTKERYGTNGFGQGCLLARRLVEGGVPFIEVDLGGWDLHNNVHQTLADTKLPQLDKAMSALVEDLEQRGLLQDTAIIWMGEFGRTPRINQNAGRDHWARSWSCVVGGAGIQGGLAVGETSSDGTAVVSEPFSSEDLMATVCKGLGIGLDTTFMSKNRRPMKIANGGKLISELVA from the coding sequence ATGATTTCACCATGGAAAACTCCTAGCGGGATGAGCCGCCGCCACTTCATGAACCACCTGGCGGGTTCCAGTGCCGCTGCCTCGGCGGCGCTGACCATGGGTGGTGCGATAGCGGCCAATGCCGAGGAGATGCGTCGCAATCGGAAATCGGCGATCATGCTTTGGATGGGGGGTGGCCCGCCGACGATCGACATGTGGGATCTGAAACCGGGCGCGCCCACTGGTGGGCCGTTTCAGCCGATCTCGACAACCGGTGACATGCAGATTTGTGAGCATCTGCCGATGGTCGCCAAGCAGATGCACAATCTGTCGATCGTCCGCAGCATGTCGACCCGCGAAGCCGACCACAATCGTGGCCGCTACTACATGCACACCGGCTTTGTCCCGAATCCGAACATCGAACACCCCAGCTATGGCGCGGTCGTCGCTCACGAGTTGATGTCGCAGCGTCCCGAGCTTGAAATTCCTCCCTTTGTCACCATCGGCGGTGCCAGCGCGGGGCCGGGGTTCTTGGGGATGGCGTGGTCTCCCTTTGCCGTCACCAGCAGCGGACGGATTCGCAATTTGGACATGAAGTTAGACGGCCTGCGATTGCGTCAACGGATGGCCGCGCTGCAGGAAATCGAAAGCGGTTTCGCCAACCGGACGCGTGACCTGCCCGCCGGAGAGCACGGCAAGGTGCTCAAGAAGACCTTTGACTTGATGACCAGCAGTCAAATGGAAGCTTTCCGTGTCGAGAAAGAAGACGAAAAGACGAAAGAACGCTACGGGACCAACGGATTCGGCCAGGGGTGTCTGTTGGCCCGACGTCTGGTCGAAGGCGGTGTCCCGTTTATCGAAGTCGACCTGGGCGGCTGGGATTTGCACAACAACGTTCACCAAACCCTGGCGGACACGAAATTGCCACAACTGGACAAGGCGATGAGCGCCCTGGTGGAGGACCTGGAACAACGCGGATTGTTGCAGGACACCGCGATCATTTGGATGGGAGAATTTGGACGAACACCGCGGATCAACCAGAACGCCGGACGAGACCACTGGGCACGGTCCTGGTCCTGCGTCGTCGGCGGTGCGGGCATCCAGGGCGGATTGGCCGTCGGTGAAACCAGCAGCGACGGCACGGCCGTTGTGTCCGAACCGTTCAGCAGCGAAGACCTGATGGCGACCGTCTGCAAGGGACTTGGCATCGGGCTCGATACCACGTTCATGAGCAAGAATCGCCGCCCGATGAAAATTGCCAATGGTGGAAAACTGATAAGTGAATTGGTGGCTTGA
- a CDS encoding cysteine peptidase family C39 domain-containing protein produces the protein MGMDLWIAIGFIATVATLAFVAGRRLSLSVYQNKPLLLAECLIFSLVFAFGLANRLSWAHAFPTPAALCWANWVPVFLAFSAGLASEVSALRAAWRHGVAGLMSLLAIGFLVLPVLRPQLFPIEVDRAATWKNGVCLQSHEASCGPAAAATLLHQTAMLTSARLTYADGQWATAPLASAERLMADACLTSNQGTSSLGLIRGLRIAVAGSSQQVEVAEQDPGLWMARGQLPNVAVVRFSDDRTSGPVRRLLGTDGEGHAVVVHSRTNDGRWKVADPAVGWRLWDDDHFRRVFTGDAIYLATRE, from the coding sequence ATGGGAATGGACCTTTGGATCGCGATCGGTTTTATCGCCACGGTCGCCACGCTCGCCTTCGTGGCGGGACGGCGACTGTCGCTATCGGTCTACCAAAACAAGCCTTTGCTGCTGGCCGAATGCTTGATTTTTTCACTGGTGTTTGCATTCGGTCTGGCCAACCGATTGTCCTGGGCGCACGCGTTCCCCACGCCCGCGGCGCTTTGCTGGGCGAATTGGGTGCCGGTGTTTCTGGCGTTTAGCGCCGGCCTGGCATCGGAAGTTTCTGCATTGCGAGCGGCATGGCGACACGGCGTCGCCGGATTGATGTCGCTGCTTGCGATCGGGTTTCTGGTCTTGCCGGTGCTCCGCCCCCAATTGTTTCCGATCGAAGTAGACCGGGCGGCGACTTGGAAAAACGGTGTGTGTTTGCAGAGCCATGAAGCCAGTTGCGGACCGGCTGCCGCCGCGACATTGCTGCATCAAACCGCCATGCTGACGTCGGCGCGGTTGACCTATGCCGACGGGCAATGGGCGACGGCGCCGCTGGCGTCGGCCGAACGATTGATGGCCGACGCCTGTTTGACCAGCAACCAAGGGACATCGTCACTGGGATTGATTCGCGGATTGCGGATCGCGGTGGCGGGCAGTTCACAACAGGTCGAAGTCGCCGAACAGGATCCGGGGCTGTGGATGGCCAGGGGGCAATTGCCCAACGTCGCGGTGGTGCGGTTTAGTGACGATCGGACCAGCGGGCCGGTGCGTCGTCTGCTGGGGACGGACGGGGAAGGTCACGCGGTGGTGGTGCACAGCCGCACGAACGATGGGCGCTGGAAAGTTGCCGACCCGGCGGTCGGGTGGCGTCTGTGGGATGACGACCATTTCCGTCGCGTGTTCACCGGCGACGCAATTTATCTTGCGACGCGTGAATGA